Genomic window (Equus asinus isolate D_3611 breed Donkey chromosome 13, EquAss-T2T_v2, whole genome shotgun sequence):
CCCATTATGACTCAGAAGCTACTTTATTGATGGGAAATTGACATTATGTCTTGGATTTAAAGTACTTCTCAATGTTTTGGGACTTATTTTCATTATTCCTGTATCATGATAAACGCAGTTGCAGAAACGACAACTTTTAATTATTATCTATGAAGCTTTTAATTACACTTTTTAAGAAACCTAAATATTTCTAGGCACCAGTAATGTTACCAGattactatatttaaaaagatccatcaaaaagacagaaaaatggtcaaagaaataagtttaataagtagaagataaatatattcttaaaacatccatcttctcctgaaGTGTGCacaaaaagagtaaaacagaCTGTAAGCTTCCACTGACGGATACCACATAAATTAGTTTGGGCAGAAACTGGTAAACAAGTTGACTGTtttgttaaaaatagatttttttcaaggGAGCACAATGGAGCTaatgctattttattatttcatactgAGGCAAATTGGGATGCATGTGGCATTCTAAAGCTTTATTTAATCTACTGAGTAGCAGGACCTTGAAACTGCAGGAAGCATGACGGAGAGGAGGAGCCATTGAGCTACTATTGCTGTCCTTTAAACATCTTTGTAATCTGGAGGAAAAAGAACAGTAAAAACATCTATTTATTATTCTAAAAGTAATATGATTCACTGTTGATTATTTGAAAGCAAAgtggaaaaaagggaataaaaaatcTCGCATATTCCTACCAGTCAGTGGAACTGAGCAATGCTTATTTGGGGTCATTTTTCTGGGTACCTGCATACGTGATTCAGGTACAAATTTACTTCCAGCTTTActcttaattttatattatacgATTTCACCTTACAATTGTGAATTTGGGATTTGTAGCTGATTATTGTTGGCATTTAAGTGCCATCATATAAAATCGTGTACTTCCATTTCATGTAACTAcgagcatttttttcttttctttcttttctctacatcagGAATGTGTGTAGACATTTATGAATCACCTTTTagaaaattttcctctttttaagcCAACTAATATGCTACAGTATATTGATAGATTTACTAATGTAAATCGTCCTCTCCTATAAAATCTCTTAGATAATAGTGGATTTCACCTTTTGtactgaggatttttgcatacaTCTTAGCAAATGAGATTAGTCtaagaataatttctttttttgctatcaTTGTTACATTTTAGTATCAGGATTTGCTAACTCTAGAAAATGAATtggatggctttcattttttcctaagCTAAGGAAAGTTTATATTACGTGATAATTATGTTTACAGtgatagtttaaaataatttgtctaaGAAGTATATGAGCCTGGAGCCTACACATGGAAGTACATTATtgactaattttttcttttgtttttcaattttagcTGGTTTATTTGGTGTGGAGATTGTTCTTGAGTTAGTTGTTCAAACTTAGGAACAGATGGTATTCCATGATTATTTTTGGTCTGTGGTTAAACTGCCTTCTCAATTCCTAATTTTGTgtatctttacatttttcttgctTAGATATTTGccagatatttatttctttgtaatacATTTATAAGGACTTATGAtcaattcttcttttcctttctgttttactatctgttcattttcacttttagcattattttttccccaaatcgcCTCATACAGGTTATTGGTGGGGACAAAGGAAGACAGGATTTATATACATTTCACGAGGAGGGGGCAAGTCCAAGGTAGTTGTGGCATCAGGCAACGCACCTGAAATCTGGGTAAGGACTGaggtgaagccagagagagggTTAATGAGTGAGGCGTGGCCTGAGGAGTGAGAAAATACCCACTAGGACACTTAGCAAGGTACCCTGGGGCTTGATGTGTCAAAGTgagtcaatatattttttttttttaaagattttattttttcctttttctccccaaagcccccccggtacatagttgtgtattcttcgttgttcttcgttgtgggtttttctagttgtagcatgtgggacgctgcctcagcgtggtctgatgagcagtgccatgtccgcgcccaggagtcgaaccaacgaaacactgggccgcctgcagcggagcgcgcgagcttaaccactcggccacggggccagccccagtcaatatatttttattgaataactAAATTGGGAAGACTGATCCCTTCCACTATGGGATGTCTCCCTACAGGGACCCATGGAACCAGAATCTAGGGCCAATGGAACAGCCATTACTGAGTTCATCCTGCTGGGCTTGGTGGAGACACCAGGGCTTCGACCAGTTATCTTTGTGCTCTTCTTCTTTGCCTACCTGGTCACAGTTGGAGGCAACATCAGCATCCTGGCAGCCATCTTGGTGGAGTCCAaactccacacccccatgtacttcttcctggggAACCTATCAGCGCTGGACGTTGGGTGCATCACCGTCACTGTTCCTTCAATGTTGAGTCGTCTCTTGTCCCACAAGTGTACAGTTTCCTATGGAGCCTGCCTCACACAGCTCTTCTTCTTCCATCAGTTGGCTGGTGTGGACTGCTTCCTGTTGACAGCTATGGCCTATGACAGATTCCTGGCCATCTGCCAGCCCCTCACCTATAGCACTCGCATGAGCCAGATGGTCCAGAGGATACTGGTGGTTGTGTCCTGGGCTTGTGCCTTCACCAATGCACTGACCCATACTGTAGCCATATCCACACTCACCTTCTGTGGCCCAAATATGATCAATCACTTCTACTGTGACCTCCCGCAGCTCTTCCAGCTCTCCTGTTCCAGCACCCAACTCAATGAGCTGCTGCTCTTTGGTCTAGGTATCCTCATGGCAGGTGTGCCTGTGATTCTCATTGTCACTTCCTACATCCACGTGGCAGTTGCAGTCCTGCAAATACGCTCTCCTGAGGGCAGGAAGAAAGCCGTCTCCACGTGTGGCTCCCACCTCACTGTGGTGGGCATTTTCTATGGGACAGGAGTGTTCAGCTACATGAGACTGGGCTCAGTGGAGGCTTCAGACAAGGACAAAGGGATTGGTATCCTCAACACTGTCATCAGCCCCATGCTGAACCCACTCATCTACAGCCTCCGGAACCCTGATGTGCAGGGTGCCCTGCGGTGGGTGCTCACAGGGAAGCGACGCCTTGCGTGAGGAGTGTCTCAGGAGTGCCGAACCACAGCAAATGATTTCTATCTCTCCTGGATCTTTGACAAGATGACTTTTATTAGGAAGTGAGGCTTCTTGTTCCTCAAGGAGGCTCTACCTGATAATAGGTGTGCAGGTTTTATAGACCAGAACACTTGGCTAGTTGACATTTGGTCATGGCGACCCTTCCCACTCTAGATGGAGGTGGGACCCAGAAAGCTCTGTATCCTCAGAGGCTCATGGTCCTACAGGAAAGactccttgtttattttctgctggAGTCTCTAAAAatacacagcaaaaaaaaaaggaatatgaaaaGTCACAGCCTGGTGCCAAGTATTAACATGTCCTGCTGTCAGGTTTCCCCTGAAACAGCTCTCCAACCTGCTTTTACACAGGATCCCACACGAGGACCCACACCTAGTACAGTATCATTTGAGACACTGACTTCTAGTACCCTGTCTACACCGCAAGATTCCAGGGTAACAATGGAGAGTTTATATTTCCTTtggaatttctcctttttttccctataaTGGAAATATGCGttgatttaaattttagaaattatgaaatcaaaacaaaattttaccagtggaaaattaaagacaaaagctATACCTTCTCTGTCCCCACCTCTCATAATTCAATTTTCCAGAAGAAGCCACTGTTAAGAATTTGGTGATTAcccttctaggtttttttttcaacacatatataaacatgtttatatatttttatatcaacaTAAACATGTTTATGTACATTTCATATCAACAGAGGTATGTTATGTCTTATTCTTTGTTTATACATCACATGGTAGACTTTTTTACCTGTCAAGTATCGAAAAACTTGCCAAGTTTCTAGATTCACTGCGATTACTATCAATATCATAAAGAATGTTCTTTACAGATGTGTTTCTATTATTCCGAAAGCATTTCCAAAGATAAGTTCTAATTAGCAAGATTCCtgagttgaataaaataaaaattttgattttaaacatGTATTTCCCTCTTATCCTGCAAAAATTTGcactattttttattccaacAGTGAGTGAAACTGCTTGTTCTCCACGCTTTTGTCAACagtggctattataaataaattcttcTAATTTTTGACAATATAGTGACTGAAAATTATTAATTGTTATTTCaatatgcatttctttgatgTTCACATAAGgttgaattattttcaaatgtttattaccGATgatgtggactgaattgtgtctcacCAAAGCTCAAATGTCGAAGCGTTAACCCCCAATGTTACTGTATCGGGAGATATggtctttaggaagtaattaaggttaaatgagattaaTTAAGGAGTACTAATCAGGTATTTTAGAAAGTAATTAAGGTTGAGTTAGTCCTAATTCAATAGGACTGAGGCCTTATAgtagaagaagagacagagagaggactctttctctctccctgccatgtgaggacacagtgggaaggtggccatctgcaacccaCAAAGAGAACCCTTACCAGACACTGACTGTGCTGATATCCGGAtcttagacttctggcctccagaactgtaagaaaatcaatttctgttgtgtaaaccacccagtctgtggtattttgttatggaggcctgagctgactaatacaatcCATTAGTATTTCCTCACTGGGAATTTTTTCCccacagctttattgaggaataattgacacaTATAATTGAATACGTTtaagtgtacaacgtgatgactTGGTATACATTGTGGAATGATTATCAAGATCACGATGTTTAACACATCCATCGCCCCTCAtagttaactctttttttctttgttgtgagaacccttaagatctactctccacaaatttcaagtatacaataccatATTACTAACTTTACACATCAGACTGTACATTTggtcctcagaacttattcaccttataactgaaattttgtaccctttgacctacatctccccatttccccctcccaccAGTCCCTGGCAATTACTgtcctactttctgtttctgtgaaattggctttttttgttttttagattccacatatgtgTTATGATACAGAATTTGtccttctttgtctggcttatttcacttagcataatgccatccaattccattca
Coding sequences:
- the LOC106821972 gene encoding olfactory receptor 3A1-like: MEPESRANGTAITEFILLGLVETPGLRPVIFVLFFFAYLVTVGGNISILAAILVESKLHTPMYFFLGNLSALDVGCITVTVPSMLSRLLSHKCTVSYGACLTQLFFFHQLAGVDCFLLTAMAYDRFLAICQPLTYSTRMSQMVQRILVVVSWACAFTNALTHTVAISTLTFCGPNMINHFYCDLPQLFQLSCSSTQLNELLLFGLGILMAGVPVILIVTSYIHVAVAVLQIRSPEGRKKAVSTCGSHLTVVGIFYGTGVFSYMRLGSVEASDKDKGIGILNTVISPMLNPLIYSLRNPDVQGALRWVLTGKRRLA